From Hydrogenispora ethanolica, the proteins below share one genomic window:
- a CDS encoding MGDG synthase family glycosyltransferase: protein MLVLSVSLGAGHRTTAEALCRVYRENFGGEAYHIDFMRYALPGFSDWVEGAYYWSTQYSPFVYKWLYHREDRGDSWLQRAESQLGIRGYIELLQQYRPHAILTTHSFPAVVVSALFPRFPIPNGVVVTDYVSHCIWVNPNTQRYFVAHDGMVDELKAEGAAPGRIRVTGIPVRPIFKERFQRLELRHKLALEPDRFTVLVMSGGNAVGPVVGIIKTLGQYRERVQVIAIAGRNQGVYRQVRAVFQTLGLTGKVLGFMENVQEYMAASDLLISKAGGLTTTEALVMGLPMAIIRPTPGQEDGNTRFLERSGAGVYLNNLADLAKTLGVLLEQPGRLERMRRKALDLARPEATEAILAEMEQLMEIAEDQPRSMVFAPALNWSRQRSAGDFLRHRLSIWERIRGIGRGPE from the coding sequence TTGTTGGTTTTATCCGTGTCGCTGGGCGCCGGACACCGGACCACGGCCGAGGCGCTCTGCCGCGTATACCGGGAAAATTTCGGCGGCGAGGCTTATCACATAGACTTTATGCGCTACGCTTTGCCCGGCTTCAGTGATTGGGTCGAAGGGGCGTATTATTGGAGCACCCAATACAGCCCTTTCGTCTACAAGTGGCTGTATCACCGGGAGGACCGCGGGGATTCCTGGCTGCAAAGGGCCGAATCGCAGCTGGGCATCCGCGGCTATATTGAGCTGCTGCAGCAATATCGGCCCCATGCCATCCTCACCACCCACTCGTTCCCGGCGGTGGTGGTCTCGGCGCTATTTCCCAGATTTCCGATACCCAATGGAGTGGTGGTGACGGATTACGTTTCCCATTGTATCTGGGTGAATCCCAACACGCAGCGCTATTTCGTGGCTCACGACGGGATGGTCGATGAACTGAAGGCCGAGGGAGCAGCCCCGGGGCGGATCCGGGTGACCGGAATTCCGGTGCGGCCGATCTTCAAAGAACGGTTCCAACGGTTGGAACTTCGGCATAAATTAGCATTAGAACCCGATCGTTTCACAGTGCTGGTGATGAGCGGCGGGAATGCGGTTGGCCCCGTGGTTGGCATCATCAAGACTCTGGGCCAGTACAGGGAGAGGGTCCAGGTGATTGCCATCGCCGGGCGGAACCAGGGGGTCTACCGTCAGGTGCGGGCAGTCTTCCAAACGCTTGGTTTGACCGGAAAGGTCCTGGGATTCATGGAAAATGTCCAGGAATACATGGCCGCATCCGATCTCCTGATCTCCAAGGCGGGCGGATTGACGACCACCGAGGCGCTGGTGATGGGATTGCCGATGGCAATTATTCGTCCCACTCCCGGCCAGGAGGACGGCAACACCCGTTTTTTGGAACGCAGTGGCGCCGGAGTCTATCTGAACAACCTGGCCGATTTGGCCAAAACTCTGGGAGTGCTGCTCGAACAGCCCGGCCGGCTGGAGCGGATGCGCCGGAAGGCGTTGGATCTGGCCAGACCGGAAGCGACGGAAGCCATTTTGGCCGAGATGGAACAGTTGATGGAAATCGCGGAAGACCAACCCAGGAGCATGGTTTTTGCACCGGCGCTGAATTGGAGCAGGCAGCGGTCAGCGGGAGACTTTTTGCGGCACCGCTTGTCAATTTGGGAACGGATCCGAGGGATAGGCCGTGGACCTGAATAA
- a CDS encoding glycosyl-4,4'-diaponeurosporenoate acyltransferase, with the protein MDLNNWLVFICNSILCTYLGQKLPPRLYSINNWLFKERAWEKGGSIYQRLFRVKAWKTLLPEVSDFIRSIFAKRHLRAYTKEYFAGYLTESCKAELTHWLIIGSSFFLSLWNAIATTWAVFWVSIAFNFPYIIIQRYNRPRIVKYLMNKADAASRLELTNLPM; encoded by the coding sequence GTGGACCTGAATAATTGGCTGGTTTTTATCTGCAATTCGATCCTCTGTACTTATTTGGGGCAAAAGTTGCCGCCCAGGCTTTATTCCATCAACAATTGGCTATTTAAAGAGCGGGCTTGGGAGAAGGGCGGCAGTATCTACCAGCGCCTTTTTCGGGTAAAAGCCTGGAAGACGCTATTGCCGGAGGTCAGCGACTTCATCCGTTCAATATTCGCAAAGCGGCATCTCCGGGCGTACACCAAGGAATACTTCGCCGGGTATCTGACCGAATCCTGCAAAGCGGAACTGACGCATTGGCTGATCATCGGTTCCTCGTTCTTCCTTTCGTTATGGAACGCCATCGCCACGACTTGGGCCGTTTTTTGGGTTAGCATCGCGTTTAACTTTCCGTACATTATCATCCAGCGCTATAACCGGCCCCGGATCGTCAAATATCTGATGAATAAGGCCGATGCAGCTTCCCGTCTGGAACTGACGAATCTACCCATGTAA